From Blastochloris viridis, one genomic window encodes:
- the rplS gene encoding 50S ribosomal protein L19: MNIIEQLDQEQIAKLSASKEIPTFQPGDTVIVNVKVVEGDRSRVQAYEGVCIARNGGGLNQSFTVRKISYGEGVERVFPLYSPLIDSIKLVRRGKVRRAKLYYLRDRRGKSARIAERTDNTDKANKAKK, encoded by the coding sequence ATGAACATCATCGAACAGCTCGACCAGGAACAGATTGCCAAGCTCTCCGCGAGCAAGGAGATTCCGACGTTCCAGCCGGGCGACACCGTCATCGTCAACGTGAAGGTGGTGGAAGGCGACCGCTCGCGCGTGCAGGCCTATGAGGGTGTCTGCATCGCCCGCAACGGCGGCGGCCTCAACCAGAGCTTCACCGTCCGCAAGATTTCCTACGGCGAGGGCGTCGAGCGCGTGTTTCCGCTCTACTCGCCGCTGATCGACTCGATCAAGCTGGTCCGCCGCGGCAAGGTCCGCCGCGCCAAGCTCTATTATCTGCGCGATCGCCGCGGCAAGTCGGCCCGCATCGCCGAGCGCACCGACAACACCGACAAGGCCAACAAGGCCAAGAAGTGA
- the trmD gene encoding tRNA (guanosine(37)-N1)-methyltransferase TrmD, whose translation MSWRADILTLFPEAFPGPLGLSLAGRGLNDGKWALAATDIRGFALDRHRSVDDTPAGGGAGMVMRADVLARAIDAIAPEGDPRPRLLMSPRGVPLTQQAVRALAAGPGVVVVCGRFEGVDQRVIEARALQEVSIGDYVLSGGEIAAMALLDACVRLIPGVMGNAESGTEESFSSGLLEYPQYTRPQLFEGRGIPEVVTSGDHAKVAAWRKAEAERLTKARRPDLFAAYVAGNA comes from the coding sequence ATGAGCTGGCGCGCCGACATCCTGACGCTGTTCCCCGAGGCGTTTCCCGGACCGCTCGGGCTGTCGCTGGCCGGGCGCGGGCTCAACGACGGCAAGTGGGCGCTCGCCGCCACCGACATCCGCGGCTTTGCGCTCGACCGCCACCGCTCGGTCGATGACACCCCGGCCGGCGGCGGCGCCGGCATGGTGATGCGCGCCGACGTGCTGGCGCGGGCGATCGACGCGATCGCGCCCGAAGGCGATCCCAGGCCGCGCCTGTTGATGTCGCCGCGCGGCGTGCCGCTGACGCAACAGGCCGTGCGCGCGCTCGCCGCCGGCCCCGGCGTCGTGGTGGTGTGCGGCCGGTTCGAAGGGGTCGACCAGCGCGTGATCGAGGCCCGCGCCCTTCAGGAGGTCTCGATCGGCGACTACGTGCTGTCGGGCGGCGAGATCGCGGCGATGGCGCTGCTCGACGCCTGCGTGCGGCTGATCCCCGGGGTGATGGGCAACGCCGAGTCGGGCACCGAGGAGAGCTTTTCGTCCGGCCTGCTCGAATACCCGCAATATACCCGCCCGCAGCTGTTCGAGGGCCGCGGCATCCCGGAGGTCGTCACCTCCGGCGACCACGCCAAGGTGGCGGCGTGGCGGAAGGCGGAGGCCGAGCGGCTGACGAAGGCGCGAAGGCCGGACCTGTTCGCTGCCTACGTGGCCGGAAACGCATGA
- a CDS encoding HAD family hydrolase produces the protein MSVSPSPVRALIFDMDGTLVDNMAAHTAAWGEWHARRGLPFDQPSFFDRTAGRTDLDILADLEPQRSRADLVALGEEKEAIYRELFLPQRRLTAGTAALLAEAGRRGLPMAVATAAPPPNIDFILDGLGIRRHFRAVVSPALGLPGKPAPDMFLEAAELMAVEPAACLVFEDAPLGVEAARRAGMRAVALTTTLPAAAFAGNPHVIETRPDFAGFDLAALTGPGLAA, from the coding sequence GTGAGCGTTTCGCCCTCCCCCGTCCGCGCGCTGATCTTCGACATGGATGGTACGCTGGTCGACAACATGGCCGCCCACACCGCGGCGTGGGGCGAATGGCACGCCCGCCGCGGCCTGCCGTTCGACCAGCCGAGCTTCTTCGACCGCACCGCCGGCCGCACCGACCTCGACATCCTGGCCGACCTCGAGCCGCAGCGCTCGCGCGCAGACTTGGTCGCGCTCGGCGAGGAGAAAGAGGCGATCTACCGCGAGCTGTTCCTGCCGCAGCGCCGGCTCACCGCCGGCACCGCAGCGCTGTTGGCCGAGGCCGGCCGTCGCGGCCTGCCGATGGCGGTAGCGACCGCGGCACCGCCGCCCAACATCGATTTCATCCTCGATGGCTTGGGCATCCGCCGCCATTTTCGCGCCGTGGTATCGCCGGCGCTCGGCCTGCCCGGCAAGCCGGCGCCCGATATGTTCCTGGAGGCGGCCGAGCTGATGGCGGTCGAGCCCGCTGCCTGCCTGGTGTTCGAGGATGCCCCGCTCGGCGTCGAGGCCGCCAGGCGCGCCGGCATGCGCGCGGTGGCGCTGACCACCACGCTGCCGGCGGCGGCGTTCGCCGGCAATCCCCACGTCATCGAAACCCGCCCTGACTTCGCCGGCTTCGATCTCGCCGCGTTGACCGGGCCCGGACTGGCAGCATGA
- the ffh gene encoding signal recognition particle protein translates to MFETLTDRLGGILEKLTKRGALSESDVNEAMREVRRALLEADVALDVVKSFTDRVRVRAVGAEVLRSVTPGQMLIKIVHDELIKTLGSDAQAIDLDAPAPVAILMVGLQGSGKTTSTAKIARRLTERMKRKVLMASLDTRRPAAMEQLAVLGEQNGIATLPIVTGQQPVQIAKRAMEAARLGGFDVVLLDTAGRTTVDEALMAEVADVKKQVSPHEVLLVADALTGQDAVNTARAFEERVGITGIVLTRVDGDGRGGAALSMRHATGKPIKLLGTGEKADALEDFDPARVAGRILGKGDIVALVEKAAQAIDAEQAAKMAARMQKGAFDLADLRDQLTQMENLGGVGGVLGMLPGVAKMKDQIAASGMSDATFRRQRAIIDSMTPQERRSPDLLKASRKRRIAAGSGTKVEEVNRLLKMHRGMADMMKAMGGAKRGPLAGIGRALGFGGGGMPQPTPEMLEEFKRRGPAAFADKMPELPKDFGKALPGGMPGGPPSGLPGLPGRFPGLPFGTKKK, encoded by the coding sequence ATGTTCGAGACGCTGACGGACCGCCTCGGCGGCATTCTCGAAAAGCTGACCAAGCGCGGCGCGCTCTCCGAGAGCGACGTCAACGAGGCGATGCGCGAAGTGCGCAGAGCCCTGCTGGAAGCCGACGTCGCCCTCGACGTCGTGAAGAGCTTCACCGACCGCGTGCGCGTCCGCGCCGTCGGCGCCGAGGTGCTGCGCTCGGTGACGCCGGGCCAGATGCTGATCAAGATCGTCCACGACGAGCTGATCAAGACGCTGGGCTCCGACGCCCAGGCCATCGACCTCGACGCCCCCGCCCCGGTGGCGATCCTGATGGTCGGCCTGCAGGGCTCGGGCAAGACCACCTCCACCGCCAAGATCGCCCGCCGCCTCACCGAGCGCATGAAGCGCAAGGTGCTGATGGCCTCGCTCGACACCCGCCGCCCGGCGGCGATGGAGCAGCTCGCGGTGCTGGGCGAGCAGAACGGCATCGCGACGCTGCCGATCGTGACCGGCCAGCAGCCGGTGCAGATCGCCAAGCGCGCCATGGAGGCCGCCCGCCTCGGCGGCTTCGACGTGGTGCTGCTCGACACCGCCGGCCGCACCACGGTCGACGAGGCGCTGATGGCCGAGGTCGCCGACGTCAAGAAGCAGGTTTCCCCGCACGAGGTGCTGCTGGTCGCCGACGCCCTGACCGGCCAGGACGCCGTCAACACCGCCCGCGCCTTCGAGGAGCGGGTGGGCATCACCGGCATCGTCTTGACGCGCGTCGACGGCGACGGCCGCGGCGGCGCCGCCCTCTCCATGCGCCACGCCACCGGCAAGCCGATCAAGCTGCTCGGCACCGGCGAAAAGGCCGACGCGCTGGAGGATTTCGACCCCGCCCGCGTCGCCGGCCGCATCCTCGGCAAGGGCGACATCGTCGCGCTGGTCGAGAAGGCGGCGCAGGCCATCGATGCCGAACAGGCGGCCAAGATGGCCGCCCGCATGCAAAAGGGCGCGTTCGACCTCGCCGACCTGCGCGACCAGCTCACCCAGATGGAAAATCTCGGCGGTGTCGGCGGCGTGCTCGGCATGCTGCCCGGCGTCGCCAAGATGAAGGACCAGATCGCAGCCTCCGGCATGAGCGATGCCACCTTCCGCCGCCAGCGCGCCATCATCGATTCGATGACGCCGCAGGAGCGCCGCAGCCCCGACCTGCTCAAGGCCAGCCGCAAGCGCCGCATCGCGGCCGGCTCTGGCACCAAGGTCGAGGAGGTCAATCGGCTGCTGAAGATGCACCGCGGCATGGCCGACATGATGAAGGCGATGGGCGGCGCCAAGCGCGGCCCGCTGGCCGGCATCGGCCGGGCGCTGGGCTTCGGCGGCGGCGGCATGCCCCAGCCGACGCCGGAAATGCTGGAAGAGTTCAAGCGCCGCGGCCCGGCGGCGTTCGCCGACAAGATGCCGGAGCTGCCCAAGGATTTCGGCAAGGCGCTGCCCGGCGGCATGCCGGGCGGCCCGCCCTCCGGTCTGCCGGGGCTGCCGGGGCGCTTCCCCGGCCTGCCGTTCGGAACGAAAAAGAAGTGA
- the katG gene encoding catalase/peroxidase HPI: MRENGMAENKIVGAGKCPVMHGANTAIGTTVMDWWPNALNLDILHQHDTKTNPLKGFNYREEVKKLDFAALKRDLTALMTDSQEWWPADWGHYGGLMIRMAWHAAGSYRTADGRGGGGTGNQRFAPLNSWPDNVNLDKARRLLWPIKKKYGNRISWADLIILAGTIAYESMGLKTFGFGFGRDDIWHPEKDVYWGSEKEWLGSTRYVGESREGLENPLAAVQMGLIYVNPEGVGGTPDPLRTAQDVRVTFKRMAMNDEETVALTAGGHTVGKCHGNGIATNLGPDPEGADVQDQGLGWINRTSRGVGRDTVTSGLEGAWTTHPTTWDNGYFYLLLTYDWELKKSPAGAWQWEPINIKEEDKPVDVEDPTIRRNPMMTDADMAIKMDPDYRKIAERFYADPDYFSKVFARAWFKLTHRDMGPKVRYVGPDVPGEDLIWQDPVPAGRTNYDVAAVKAKIASSGLTVSELVSTAWDSARTFRGSDMRGGANGARIRLAPQKEWDGNEPARLAKVLNVLDGIAKEAGASLADVIVLAGNVGVEIAAKAAGFDVTVPFAPGRGDAVQDETDVESFAVLEPVADGYRNWLKGDYVVSAEELMLDRTQLMGLTAPEMTALVGGMRVIGTNHGGTKHGVFTDREGALTTDFFVNLTDMANQWVPTGPNLYEIQDRKSGTVKWTATRVDLVFGSNSILRAYAEVYAQDDNKEKFVTDFVAAWTKMMNADRFDLL, encoded by the coding sequence ATGAGGGAGAATGGCATGGCTGAAAATAAAATCGTGGGCGCCGGGAAATGCCCGGTGATGCATGGCGCGAACACCGCAATCGGCACCACCGTGATGGATTGGTGGCCAAATGCGCTGAACCTCGACATCCTCCACCAGCACGACACCAAGACCAACCCACTCAAGGGCTTCAACTACCGCGAAGAAGTCAAAAAGCTCGATTTTGCCGCGCTGAAGCGGGATCTGACCGCGCTGATGACCGACAGCCAGGAGTGGTGGCCGGCAGACTGGGGCCATTACGGTGGGCTGATGATCCGCATGGCCTGGCACGCCGCCGGGTCCTACCGCACGGCCGACGGTCGCGGCGGCGGCGGCACCGGCAATCAGCGGTTTGCGCCGCTGAACTCGTGGCCGGACAACGTCAACCTCGATAAGGCCCGCCGCCTGCTGTGGCCGATCAAGAAAAAATACGGGAACAGGATCAGTTGGGCCGACCTGATCATCCTGGCCGGCACCATCGCTTACGAGTCGATGGGTCTGAAGACCTTCGGTTTCGGCTTCGGCCGCGATGACATTTGGCACCCTGAAAAGGACGTCTATTGGGGATCGGAGAAGGAATGGCTGGGCTCCACGCGCTATGTCGGCGAAAGCCGCGAAGGCCTTGAGAACCCGCTCGCCGCCGTGCAGATGGGCCTGATCTACGTCAACCCTGAAGGCGTTGGCGGCACGCCCGACCCGCTGCGCACCGCGCAGGACGTTCGCGTGACGTTCAAGCGGATGGCGATGAACGACGAGGAAACCGTGGCCCTGACCGCGGGCGGCCACACCGTCGGCAAGTGCCACGGCAATGGCATCGCCACCAATCTGGGCCCCGATCCGGAGGGCGCCGATGTGCAGGATCAGGGCCTCGGCTGGATCAACCGCACCAGCCGCGGCGTGGGCCGCGATACAGTGACCAGCGGCCTCGAAGGCGCATGGACCACCCATCCGACGACGTGGGACAATGGTTATTTCTATCTGCTTCTGACCTACGACTGGGAACTGAAAAAGTCTCCGGCCGGGGCTTGGCAGTGGGAGCCGATCAACATCAAGGAAGAAGACAAGCCGGTTGACGTCGAGGACCCCACGATCCGCCGCAACCCGATGATGACCGATGCCGACATGGCCATCAAGATGGACCCGGACTATCGCAAGATTGCGGAGCGGTTCTACGCCGATCCGGATTACTTTTCGAAAGTCTTCGCCCGCGCATGGTTCAAGCTGACCCATCGCGACATGGGGCCGAAGGTGCGCTACGTCGGGCCGGACGTGCCCGGCGAGGACCTGATCTGGCAGGATCCGGTGCCCGCCGGCCGCACCAACTATGATGTCGCGGCGGTGAAGGCCAAGATCGCCTCGAGCGGCCTCACGGTATCCGAACTGGTGTCGACCGCCTGGGACAGCGCCCGCACCTTCCGCGGCTCGGACATGCGCGGCGGCGCCAATGGCGCACGCATCCGCCTTGCCCCGCAAAAGGAGTGGGACGGCAACGAGCCCGCCCGTCTGGCCAAGGTGTTGAACGTGCTGGACGGCATCGCCAAGGAGGCCGGAGCGAGCCTTGCCGACGTGATCGTGCTTGCGGGCAATGTCGGTGTCGAGATCGCCGCCAAAGCGGCAGGCTTCGACGTGACCGTGCCGTTCGCGCCGGGCCGCGGCGACGCCGTGCAGGACGAAACCGACGTCGAATCCTTCGCCGTGCTGGAGCCGGTGGCCGATGGCTATCGCAACTGGCTGAAGGGGGATTACGTCGTCAGCGCCGAAGAGCTGATGCTGGATCGCACCCAGCTGATGGGCCTGACCGCGCCTGAGATGACAGCGCTGGTCGGCGGCATGCGTGTGATCGGCACCAATCACGGCGGCACCAAGCACGGTGTCTTCACCGACCGCGAGGGCGCGCTGACCACCGACTTCTTCGTCAACCTGACCGATATGGCCAACCAATGGGTGCCCACCGGTCCGAACCTCTATGAAATCCAGGATCGCAAGTCGGGCACGGTGAAGTGGACGGCGACGCGCGTCGATCTTGTGTTCGGATCGAACTCGATCTTGCGCGCCTATGCCGAGGTCTATGCCCAGGACGACAACAAGGAGAAGTTCGTGACGGACTTCGTCGCCGCCTGGACCAAGATGATGAACGCAGACCGCTTCGATCTGCTTTGA
- the rpsP gene encoding 30S ribosomal protein S16, whose amino-acid sequence MSLKIRLARRGTKKRPHYAIVLADERAPRDGRFLEKLGTYDPLRGKDEGTRVQFDVEAVKAWLAKGAQPTDRVARFFDAAGLLTRKARSNPEKAKPKKKAQERAAAEAAAAAAAAAE is encoded by the coding sequence ATGTCTCTCAAGATCCGCCTCGCCCGCCGCGGCACCAAGAAGCGCCCGCACTACGCGATTGTTCTCGCCGACGAGCGCGCGCCGCGCGATGGCCGCTTCCTGGAGAAGCTCGGCACCTATGACCCGCTGCGCGGCAAGGACGAAGGCACCCGCGTCCAGTTCGACGTCGAGGCGGTGAAGGCCTGGCTCGCCAAGGGCGCCCAGCCGACCGACCGCGTCGCCCGCTTCTTCGACGCCGCCGGCCTCCTGACCCGCAAGGCCCGCTCGAACCCCGAGAAGGCCAAGCCGAAGAAGAAGGCCCAGGAGCGCGCCGCCGCCGAGGCCGCCGCTGCGGCGGCCGCTGCCGCCGAGTGA
- the rimM gene encoding ribosome maturation factor RimM (Essential for efficient processing of 16S rRNA) translates to MSGDIPPRPEPAAGESRVCVARIAGTYGVRGEVRLLVFTEDPDALRTLGPFEDQAGTRTFSLTSLRPHGEGFVARLAEIASCDDAEAHRNTDLFVPRARLPAIDDEETFYHADLIGLEARTPSGDIVGKVVAVQNFGAGDILDIAPTGSKTSQMVPFTKAMVPSVDLGAGYLTLASADVVVPPAPRRSRSPRP, encoded by the coding sequence ATGTCCGGCGACATCCCGCCCCGACCGGAGCCGGCGGCCGGCGAATCCCGCGTCTGCGTCGCCCGCATCGCCGGCACTTACGGTGTGCGCGGCGAGGTGCGTCTGCTGGTCTTCACCGAGGACCCCGACGCCCTCCGCACGCTGGGACCGTTCGAGGACCAGGCCGGCACCCGCACCTTCTCGCTCACCAGCCTTCGCCCGCACGGCGAGGGTTTTGTCGCCCGCCTGGCCGAGATCGCCAGCTGCGACGACGCCGAGGCGCATCGCAATACCGATCTGTTCGTCCCCCGCGCCCGCCTCCCCGCCATCGACGACGAGGAGACGTTTTATCACGCCGACCTGATCGGCCTTGAGGCCCGCACCCCGTCCGGCGATATCGTCGGCAAGGTGGTGGCGGTGCAGAACTTCGGCGCCGGCGATATTCTCGACATCGCGCCGACCGGCAGCAAAACCAGCCAGATGGTGCCGTTCACCAAAGCGATGGTGCCTTCGGTCGACCTCGGCGCCGGCTACCTCACCCTCGCCTCAGCCGACGTCGTGGTGCCGCCGGCGCCGCGCCGATCCCGGAGCCCCCGCCCGTGA